The DNA region TAATGGGAGGGGGAGTGGGGTGCCCTATGGTGAGGTTTGGGGGGGAAGTGGGGCACCCTAtggtgaggttttgggaggagtgGGGAGCCCAGTACTGGGGTTACTGGGGAGCCCTACAGTGGGACTGTCTGGGGTAGGGGGGGAGTAGCTCCATAGAGGGCTGGGGTTCTATGGGGAGGccttggggggggcagggagaatGGGGGAGTCGGGGGGGGGTGTGGATCTTGAGGACAGCaggagccctggggggggggggggtgtcctagAAGGGGATGGGCAGCTttttgggggggcagagggaggccttGGCAGCATGGTGAGGTCCCGTGGGGTGGGCAGGGCCTGGTGGGCTTTAGGGAGGGTGGGGGAGGCCTGGAGGGGTGGGAGCCCCTGGGAAATATTAGGTCAGGGGTCCCCGGTGGGctttggggcaggggggagcccTCATCGGCCCTGTGGGATTTAAGGGGAGACCGTGGCGGCAAGGCAAGGTCCTCTGAGGGTAGGGGGGGCTCTGAGGGGTTCGGGAGAGGTTTGAGGAGCTCTGGGGGCTGTGCCAGAAGTGCCCTGTGGCTGGGGGAGCGAAGGGacggggggtctgggggctgccctgggcctcgggtgaggaagaggagggaaagcaGTGCTCGGGGGGTTAAAATACAGATTTACGAGGGTGTGCTTTGCGTTTTAACCTGTGAGTACGGTGAAGGCGAAGGGCCAGGGGCCGTCAGGGAACAGCAAAGGGGCCGCTGAAGGTGGACCCTCAGCCCGGGGACTGGTGCTGGGAGGAGACTGGAGGCCCTGGGGCTGGGTTCTGGGGCGATGGAGGAGCTGTCAGAGGGGTTCGTGGCTGGAGGAAACGCCGCAGGAAAAGCCCTGCGGGGTGCTCGGGCGTTAGGGAGACTGGGGACCTGTCCTGGGCTcagctcctggtcctgctggtGTGGTCTGGGGTGGGTTGGGGAAGCTCCCCAGGCCCGAGCGGAGGCTGCAGGAAAGGCTGGAAGGGGTTGGCTGAGTGCGTCGCGCTGGCGGTCTGCTCTGGGGAGGGCTGCCAGCCCCTCGTCTGGCTCTGCCCTGGCTCTGGCTCTTCCTCCCGAAGCTGGGATGCTCTGTCTCATCCCCCCGAGAAGGAAGAGACCGGGGTTCCCCGGGCATCCCTCGTTCTCCCTCCTTTACTGGGAGGTGTTTGCTAGGGAGGGCTTCACCCGCACAGCCGGGCCCGGGGAGGAAGAGTCGCCTCCGTGAGCATCTCTTCCGCGGAGGAGACGGCGTCGGCGCGGAAGAGGCTCTCGGTGCTGTGCTCCGGGCTCTTTCCAgcagccgggggagcggggggctaaCGACGCAGCCTCCCGGGGAACAGATTGCGCAGGAATTCGTGTCAGCACTGGAAGGGGTgggttgttgttatttttttcctgggggtGGTGCACTGTTGTCTCATTTACACTTTCCAGTCGTGCTGCGAGAGCGACCACAACAAACCTCGCTGCGTTTGAGGTGTGCGAGGGCGAGGAGGCTTTTCCCGGGGAGCAGCCGAGCAGCTCTGCTTCCGCCCGCGCTGGGGCCTGCTCCCGGGGAGGCCGCTGGCCTGCGGGAGGGAATAGTCGCGGTATGAAAGGTGCAAATTTGTTGGGTGGTGCTTGTGGCGAGCGGGGACCCCGGCAGCAGCACCTCTCCGACTCGTCGGGACGGAATCGCTTTTTCGGCGGAGAGCGTGCAGCATCCCCGGCCGTGCGTGTTCTGCGTTCAGCAATTATTGCCTGGAAAACTCGTGCTATAGTCAGGGCAACTGGATCGGCATCAGATGGGCCCAGGAAGAGGTGGTTGACGGCGTTGGGGTCTCACGGGTGACCCCGTGCTTGGCTGAGTAGGGACGGGGTGGTGGAGGAGCTCGCTGGAAACCAAGCGTTCTCCTGGTTTGCTCCTCACAGCTCTGTGCATCGGGCCCGAGAGCGTCTCCGTCTGGATTTGTTTTCCTTAACGCTTTTTCCCCTCCAGAATGCCCCTCTTCCAGTGGAAAGCCTAATCACGCAGATATCCTGCTTGTAAACTTACAGTATGTTTCAGAAGTGGAAATAATTAACGACCGCACGGAAACGCCTCCTCCTTTAGCTTCACTCAACGTTAGCAAGGTAAGACCCTgccctggggggctcgggggctggcagggagggattCGCGGGGGGAGGTCCCTGTTGGGCAGGAGGCAGCTTTGAAACTTCAAATCACCCGCTCCACTCCCAACCTCCCGCGGCTCCGTTGAGGGTTTAGGTGATGATATTTTGGGTGTGTCGAGTCTCCGTGACCTGCTGCCGGGGTCTGGACCCTCTCTGTGTCGGGGTTGCTCAGCGAGGGAGCTCCCAGTTTCGTTCCATCCGCGAGCCAGTCCTCGCTGTGCTTGCCTGGCGAGCCGATGCCGTCGCTGCCCTCGGCTCCCCTGGCGCCTGCCCACCCTCTGCTCTGTATTTACACCGTGTTTGCTCCAGTGTGGTCCTGCCCTGTAGAATGAAGTGCCTGGGCAATGCTGCAGCCTCCCGTTAGAGCACTTGGAGCTCGGAGAGCGGCTCTGCCCAGCGCCGAGCCCCGTGCCCTCTTCGGAGGCCGCTCTGCTGCGTGCCGGCCTCCAGCTGCGGGAGGAAGCGGGGATTTCTGTGCTGGCGAGCAGATGCGAGTTGCTGCTTCAAATGCTGACGGAGAATTTCAGCGTCAGGGCCTCCGGGGCGTTTTTAGTCATGTTGAGGCTGCAAAGCACCTTGTGACTGGGGAGGGGTGCGGTGGTCTCGACCCTCCTGGCTCCGCGGCAGCCCCGGTGCCTTCGGCAGAGGGATGTGATGTGGTTCTTCGGTGGACAGGGAGAAGGGAGGACGGAGCCTTGCGTAAACGTGCAGGAGGTTCTTCCCCTGACAGCGGGTGACCTGAGTGCTCAAATCAAAACCTGCGGGAGGAGATGGGCATGGCTGAAGCTGCTGCTCCGCTTACCTGAGCCCATGCTGCTCCTCGCGGGCGCTCTCCCCACAACCCCAGGTTGAGAACGTGCTGGAGCACTCAGTGTGCTCCTGTGGGTGATGGTAGGCGAGGTTTGTGCTTCGCTGGGTGCCCACTCTGCCCGCAGCCCGCTCTCCCCGTGGGTGTTGGTCACTTTGGAATCAACGATTTTTGGGTGAAGCCGAACAGCGGGGGGTGGAGAGGAGCAGTGAAGCACACGCAGTTGGATTTTGAGGAACTGCTTTTCGTACGGCCTTCGGGAAGGCGATCGCTTCTGACACCTGGAGATGGTCTGGAAAAAAGGGCAGGTGAACCCGAGCCCTGGGTGTTGGTACGAAGTGGCTGGAGACAGCCGGGCTCCGGGaaggccagcagtgtgccctggctgccaagaaggccagtggcatcggGAGTGCATCatgaggagtgtggtcagcaggtccagggaggttctcccccCCTCTACtcttgccctagtgaggccccatctgcagtgctgtgtccagtgctgggctccccacttcaacaaagatgaagagctactggagagagtccagcagagggctacgaggatgatgaggggactggagcatctctcctacgaggagaggctgagggagctgggcttgttcagcctggagaagagaaggctgagaggggaccttagaaatgcctctaaatatctacagggtgggggtcaggaggacggggccagactctgttcagtggtgcccagcgacaggacaaggggcaacgggcacaaactgaagcagaggaagctccagctgaacccgaggaagaacttcttccctctgagggtgacggagccctggcccaggctgcccagggaggctgtggagtctccttctctggagatattccagccccgcctggacgcggtgctgtgcagcctgctctgggtgaccctgcttgggcggggggttgggctgggtgacccacagagggcttTTTCAACCCCTGTGATTCTGCAAGGTCTGGCTGTGGGGCTTTTCAGTTGTCACCTCCTTGATGCCCTGGGGAAGCCTCCTCCGGGCTCTGCCTGCTGGTCGGTGTCGCGTGGTGGCACCAGCTGGGCCTCTGTAACCCCCGTGGGTGCCTTCTCGGTGGGTTTGCACGGTGGTGGTGGTCTCGAGTGACACAGCGCCTGCAGAGATATGACTTGGTTGTGACTGCATCGAGTGACCTCGCCGGGAGCGCAGCCGGGCCTGCTGAGCGGGAAACGCCCCGCGCGACTTCGGATAACTCGCTTCAGCCTTTCCGGCATCAAAATAACTGGTGtgggtgaaaaaaaatgaatcaaatcGTATCTTCAGTGGCTGGAAGCTGGTGTGCAGCCACCAGCGTGGCCGTGTCCCCACCCCCAGTGACAGGAGGGCTTTTTCCACGCTGTTCCGATCGCCCGATCTGCATCTCCTCGCCCAAGAACATGCTGGCAGGCTGAGGTCCGCAGGTTCTGCAGAACTGGGATGTAGATGAGCTGATACTGGTCATACTGGGGGAAGCAGCTGTTGGCATGCAGGAATGCTTGTGGTGCTCGAGGGCAAGCCTTTGCTGCTCTGAAGGCCCCGGGGAGCAAGCAGAGCCCCCCGGGTATGCTCAGCACTTCGCTGCTTGGTCCTGAGCGGGGAGAAGACGTTGGGACCAGAAGACCTGGAGGCGAGGGGCCAGCGAGGCAGCGGGAGGTGATGCCGGTGCGACCGAGGGCTGGCAGCGGGTCGGTCAAGTTCTGGCTGATCTCAAAGCTGCCGGTGATGGGTGGCAGGGGAGATGGAAGAGGCTGGGGCCTGTGCCGGTCGCTCTGGGGACACCATCCTGCCCCGAGGGGCTGGCCCGCGCTGGGGACCTCGGCTGCCCGGGGCAGGAGATCCCTGTGAGTCGCCCAGGGACGCTGCGCTGGGCCCTTCTCACCAGGCTGCCGGCACCCGAGCGGGACGGGGGCCATCCcggcggcgaggggctgcggcgcggcGCTCGGGGGCCCTCACCGGCTCCTCGTGCCGCGTTTTCCTCATTCATACGGACGTGAACGGGGAGGTGACTCACTCGTTCACGTCAGCGTCGCACAGGGCGCGTATCCGAGTCTTCAGCAGCCCCGGCGCCTTCGGGCGCTCGCTGCTGGGGGCGTGAGGCCGTGCGGCGCGGGGAGCAAGGCTGTTTGGAGGGCTTGGATCAGGGAGGCTGGAGGCTCGGCGTGTCCGATGCGGGGATAGCAGCAGTGATCAGGGAGAGCACGTCCTGTGGCAGGGGAGGGACGAGTGAGGGGACCCTGGGTTTGGTGCTCGGTTCATAAAGGAACCAGCGCTGCAGGTGAGTCAGCTCTAGGGCTGATGTACTCAGGCCAGTGGCTAGTGGTGTCctccaagggtcagtactgggcccaggcttgttcaacttcttcatcaatgatctggatgaagagttagagtgcaccctcagcaagcttgctgatgacaccaaactgggaggtgtggtggatacaccggcaggctgtgctgccatccagcgtgacctggacaggctggaaagttgggcggagaggaacctgatgaagttcaacatgggcgagtgcagggtcctgcacctggggaggaacaaccccatgcaccagtacaggctggggcggacctactggagagcagctgtgtggagagggacctgggtgtcctggtggacgacagggtgaccatgagccagcagtgtgccctgggtgccaagaaagccaatgggatcctggggtgcatcaagaggagtgtgggcagcagggcgagggaggttctccttcccctctactctgccctggtgaggccccatctgcagtgctgtgtccagtgctgggctccccagttgcagaaagaggaggagctactggagagagtccagcagagggctacgaggatgatgaggggactggagcatctttcctatgaggagaggctgagtgagctgggcttgttcagcctggagaagagaaggctgagaggggaccttagaaatgcctctaaatatctgcagggtgggtgtcaggaggacagagccagactcttttcagtggtgcccagcgacaggacaaggggcaatgggcacaaactgaagcctgggaagctccagctgaacccgaggaagaacttcttccctctgagggtgacggagccctggcccaggctgcccagggaggctgtggagtctccttctctggagatattccagccccgcctggacgcggtgctgtgcagcctgctctgggtgaccctgcttgggcagggggttgggctgggtgaccccagaggtccctgccaaccccgaccatgctgggattctgtgactctggcgaggaggaggacgaggacgaggatgAGGTTGGACTTTGCTGGCTGCTGCTAATCCTGGGGTCTAGGAGCACCCGATGAaggggtgctgggatgctgccCATGATGTCGGCGCGTGAGGGGCTGCTCTTCATCCGCACTGAACCACGGTGTCTGGGCTCCTCGCTGTGGCCTGTTGTCACCCACCTCGCAGGGCTGTCCCCAGAGCTGTGGTGCCAGCAGCGGAGCCCGTTGGGAACCGGGTGCGCCGGCctcggggagcagccctgctccggcgaCGAGTCAGCGCGGCCCTGGAGAAGGCTGGTGGTTGCGTGCGTGGCTTGGATGCAGGAAAGTTActgggaaacattgcacccagtCTGAAAAACCATTTTGGAAGCCGGGACTGGTGGTCTTGGAGAGAGCAATTCCTGCATAGAGTGACGGAGGTGGCTTCAGAGCCGGCTTGTGCCGGGTCCAAGAAAAGATCCCCGGCTTCTCCCGTCGCCCTGTTACGGCTTCCGTGGCTCGGCGGGAGGCTGAGGAGCCCATGGCGAGCGACCCAACGCTGGCGCAGCGAGCCAGCCCGCCTGGGCACGGAGAGGAGACGCCGGGGCTGCCGTGGCACGAGCCGGGCTGGCTGGGACGGGGAAACTGTCCCTTACCGGCATTATTTGCTGCAAAAAGTGTCCCCACGCGGTGGGAGCTCGGGCTTTCCCTACCAGAGAGGGCTTTGGAGAGGGTGAAGCCGTCCTCGCGCAGCGTGGAGGAAGGCAGTCTGGCTTGGGACGGTtccggggaggaggaagaggaaggctggcGTGGGCGGCAGTGCCAATGTGGCTCTTCCActgcggcagccccggccggggagaggcagctggccccgcgctgcctgcccgcaggctcctctcctcccaccgcCGCGGGATGTCACACCGGGGACGCCAGGGTTTCCCCTCTCTGCTCCGGGACCCCGCCGGCGTAATCCCACTTCCCCGCGCACCGACGCTGTGAGCTGCCGGAGCAACTCCCAGATCACCCATCCTgcttgtttttttggggggaacagAGTAGCTGCTCCGGGATGAAGTTGCTCACGCTCCTGTGTGGTGCGTACGGAGGCATTTACACCCCACGAGCCCGAACGTAGTGGTTATTCCGGGCTCATTTTGCCTGGCTGCGTGCCTTGAGTAAACAGCGAGCAGCGGAAGGTGGTTTGGACCTAAAATGCAGTAATTAATtcaggagaggcagaggggaaGGTGATGTTTGGCTGATTTACTCCCTGTGCCTAATCAGGGGCATGCGAAAAGAGGGACCTCGCACCCCTAAAATAccagggggggggacacaggcagTGGTGACAGTGTCTGGAAACGGTGTTAAGCTGTGGCCTCCGGGTTGTGCAGAGGAAGGTGCGGTGGGAGGGTGGAAATTGGGTGCTCATCACCCCGATTTAATTGGCGAGGCGGACAGCGAGCGGCAGAGCTGCATCTGCGGGCGGGACCCGTCCCCTCGGAGCTCTCACGGCCGCTCGGGCGATGCTCGGCTGAGCTCCCTCTCTCTTGGTCTCCCCTCCAGCTTGCCAACAAAGCGCGGacggagaaggaggagaagatgAGCCAGGCGTATGCAATTAGTGCTGGTGTCTCTCTGGAGGGGCAGCAGCTCTTCCAGACTATACACAAGACGTAAGTCCCCTCCTCGGTGCCGCTGGTGACCCCTGCGCTCTGCCTCGGCCCACGTGCCGCTGCCTGGGAGCCGCTTGTGTCCCCGTGTCGCTCGGTGGAAGGAGCCCCGGGGCGGGTTTGCAGTGCCCGGTCCCTCGGGCTGGCCATGGAACGCTGCCGACACGTCCCAGGAGCCACTCGAGTCCCCGTGTCACTTGGTGGAAGGAGCCCTGGGGCGGGTTTGCATTGCCCAGACCCACGGGCTGGCCATGGAATGCTGCTGACGTGTCCTGGGATGTGCTGGCTGGAGCCATGCAGCCCTCGGGGACAGGCGATGGCTCCCTGCCCACTCCCTGCCCCTTCCTGGCACCCACCGGCCACGTGCGGGTCCCTGCGGGCTCCCACCCCTCGTTGGCTGGGTACCCGGAGGGGTACCGGGTGCCTTCTGCACCCACATCACCCCCTCGGTGCGACGAGCTCTGGGGGGGCGGGTGGGTGGTGGctttcagaggggctgggggccgcgggAGCGTGTTGGTTCATGccatgtgtgtgtccccccgcaGCATTAAGGACTGTAAATGGCAGGAGAAGAACATCGTGGTGATGGAAGAAGTCGTTATCGCCCCTCCCTACCAGGTGGAAAACTGTAAAGGCAAAGAGGGGAGCGCCCTGAGTCACGTACGCAAAATAGTGAGTACGGAgtgggacggggtgggggggctgctggcaccGGGAGCCCCCTGTGGTCCCTCCATGGGTGGGCTCCCCGTGAGAGCCCCCCGTGGTCCCTCCGAGTGTGGGGACGCTGGGAGCCCCCTGTGGTCCCTCTGAGGGTGGGCTCCCCACGAGAGCCTCTGTGGTCCTGCCAAGGGTGGGCTTCCTGCGAGAGCCCCCCGTGGCCCTGTGAGAAGCCCCCCGTGGTCCCGCTGTGGGTGAGCTCCCCGCCAGATCCCCCTATGGTCCTGCTGTGAGTGGGCTCCCTGCAAGAGCCCCCCGTGGCCCCACAAGACCCCCCATGGCCCCGCCATGGGTGGGCTCCCCGCGAGAGCCCCCCGTGGTCCTGCCATGAGGAGCACGGGGCTATGAAGGGCTTgggctgg from Opisthocomus hoazin isolate bOpiHoa1 chromosome 26, bOpiHoa1.hap1, whole genome shotgun sequence includes:
- the LSM12 gene encoding protein LSM12, which translates into the protein MAAPGEYFSVGSQVSCRTCQEQRLQGEVVAFDYPSKMLALKCPSSSGKPNHADILLVNLQYVSEVEIINDRTETPPPLASLNVSKLANKARTEKEEKMSQAYAISAGVSLEGQQLFQTIHKTIKDCKWQEKNIVVMEEVVIAPPYQVENCKGKEGSALSHVRKIVEKHFRDVESQKVMQRSQAQQTQKETSLSS